One genomic window of Phoenix dactylifera cultivar Barhee BC4 unplaced genomic scaffold, palm_55x_up_171113_PBpolish2nd_filt_p 000097F, whole genome shotgun sequence includes the following:
- the LOC120104755 gene encoding ACT domain-containing protein ACR8-like isoform X1, giving the protein MEWPACLDEFRSRMNTPRVVIDNAVCPTATLVKLDSARKHGVLLEAVQVLSDLDLSINKGYISSDGRWFMDVFHVTDHLGRKLADDSVISYIEHSLSPCAAPRSAATALDGLTALELTGTDRPGLLSEVFAVLADLCCAVVEAKVWTHNGRIAALIFVRDEDSGSPIDDPHRIRRVEARLRHVLKGDHDVRGAKTAAVPSPSLTHSDRRLHQLMFADRDYERVSSAETASSSSSQPSVSVQNWIERGYSIVNIQCGDRPKLLFDIVCTLTDMDYVVFHGTIDTNADRAHQEFYIRHLDGSPISSEAERQRVIQCLQAAIERRASELIPLVGESQGLRLELHTVDRRGLLADVTRTFRENGLSVTRADVSTKGQMATNVFYVTDAAGHPADPKMIDSVIERIGVESLKVNDDRPRPICKTSPAGRHEAAAGGGAALLYLGSLVKRNLYNLGLIRSCS; this is encoded by the exons ATGGAATGGCCGGCGTGTTTGGATGAGTTCCGCAGTCGGATGAATACTCCCAG AGTCGTTATCGACAATGCCGTGTGTCCCACCGCAACGCTGGTCAAGTTGGACAGCGCCCGGAAGCACGGCGTCCTCCTTGAGGCGGTCCAGGTCCTCAGTGACCTCGACCTCTCCATCAACAAGGGCTACATCTCCTCCGACGGCCGGTGGTTCATGGACGTCTTCCACGTCACCGACCACCTCGGCCGCAAGCTCGCCGACGACTCCGTCATTTCCTACATCGAGCACTCCCTCTCCCCCTGCGCCGCTCCCCGCTCCGCCGCTACCGCCCTCGACGGCCTTACTGCCCTCGAGCTCACTGGCACCGACCGGCCCGGCCTCCTCTCCGAGGTCTTCGCCGTCCTCGCCGACCTTTGCTGCGCCGTCGTCGAGGCCAAGGTCTGGACCCACAACGGCCGGATCGCCGCCCTCATCTTCGTCCGGGACGAGGATTCCGGCTCCCCGATCGACGACCCCCACCGGATCCGCCGTGTCGAGGCCCGCCTCCGACACGTCCTCAAGGGCGACCACGACGTCCGCGGTGCCAAGACCGCCGCCGTGCCCTCGCCGTCGCTCACTCACTCCGACCGCCGCCTCCACCAACTTATGTTCGCCGACCGCGACTACGAGCGGGTCTCCTCCGCCGAGACCGCCTCATCGTCATCATCGCAGCCGTCCGTTTCGGTCCAAAACTGGATCGAGCGCGGGTACTCGATCGTCAATATCCAGTGCGGGGATCGCCCCAAGCTCCTCTTCGACATCGTGTGCACCCTCACCGACATGGACTACGTCGTGTTCCACGGCACCATTGACACCAATGCCGATCGAGCACATCAG GAATTTTACATCAGGCATCTAGATGGGAGCCCAATCAGTTCGGAAGCAGAGCGGCAGCGTGTGATCCAATGCTTGCAAGCTGCCATCGAGCGCAGAGCATCCGAG TTGATTCCTCTCGTGGGTGAATCTCAGGGATTGAGATTGGAGCTGCACACAGTGGACCGGCGAGGCCTTCTCGCGGACGTGACCCGGACATTCCGGGAGAACGGCCTCTCGGTGACGAGGGCCGACGTCTCGACCAAAGGCCAAATGGCGACGAACGTGTTCTACGTCACCGACGCCGCCGGCCACCCGGCCGATCCCAAGATGATCGACTCAGTGATCGAGAGGATCGGTGTCGAGAGCCTCAAGGTGAACGACGACCGGCCGCGGCCGATCTGCAAGACGAGCCCGGCCGGCCGCCACGAGGCGGCAGCTGGCGGTGGCGCTGCGCTGCTCTACCTGGGAAGCTTAGTGAAGAGGAACCTCTACAACCTGGGTCTCATCAGATCCTGTTCTTAG
- the LOC120104755 gene encoding ACT domain-containing protein ACR8-like isoform X2, giving the protein MEWPACLDEFRSRMNTPRVVIDNAVCPTATLVKLDSARKHGVLLEAVQVLSDLDLSINKGYISSDGRWFMDVFHVTDHLGRKLADDSVISYIEHSLSPCAAPRSAATALDGLTALELTGTDRPGLLSEVFAVLADLCCAVVEAKVWTHNGRIAALIFVRDEDSGSPIDDPHRIRRVEARLRHVLKGDHDVRGAKTAAVPSPSLTHSDRRLHQLMFADRDYERVSSAETASSSSSQPSVSVQNWIERGYSIVNIQCGDRPKLLFDIVCTLTDMDYVVFHGTIDTNADRAHQEFYIRHLDGSPISSEAERQRVIQCLQAAIERRASEGLRLELHTVDRRGLLADVTRTFRENGLSVTRADVSTKGQMATNVFYVTDAAGHPADPKMIDSVIERIGVESLKVNDDRPRPICKTSPAGRHEAAAGGGAALLYLGSLVKRNLYNLGLIRSCS; this is encoded by the exons ATGGAATGGCCGGCGTGTTTGGATGAGTTCCGCAGTCGGATGAATACTCCCAG AGTCGTTATCGACAATGCCGTGTGTCCCACCGCAACGCTGGTCAAGTTGGACAGCGCCCGGAAGCACGGCGTCCTCCTTGAGGCGGTCCAGGTCCTCAGTGACCTCGACCTCTCCATCAACAAGGGCTACATCTCCTCCGACGGCCGGTGGTTCATGGACGTCTTCCACGTCACCGACCACCTCGGCCGCAAGCTCGCCGACGACTCCGTCATTTCCTACATCGAGCACTCCCTCTCCCCCTGCGCCGCTCCCCGCTCCGCCGCTACCGCCCTCGACGGCCTTACTGCCCTCGAGCTCACTGGCACCGACCGGCCCGGCCTCCTCTCCGAGGTCTTCGCCGTCCTCGCCGACCTTTGCTGCGCCGTCGTCGAGGCCAAGGTCTGGACCCACAACGGCCGGATCGCCGCCCTCATCTTCGTCCGGGACGAGGATTCCGGCTCCCCGATCGACGACCCCCACCGGATCCGCCGTGTCGAGGCCCGCCTCCGACACGTCCTCAAGGGCGACCACGACGTCCGCGGTGCCAAGACCGCCGCCGTGCCCTCGCCGTCGCTCACTCACTCCGACCGCCGCCTCCACCAACTTATGTTCGCCGACCGCGACTACGAGCGGGTCTCCTCCGCCGAGACCGCCTCATCGTCATCATCGCAGCCGTCCGTTTCGGTCCAAAACTGGATCGAGCGCGGGTACTCGATCGTCAATATCCAGTGCGGGGATCGCCCCAAGCTCCTCTTCGACATCGTGTGCACCCTCACCGACATGGACTACGTCGTGTTCCACGGCACCATTGACACCAATGCCGATCGAGCACATCAG GAATTTTACATCAGGCATCTAGATGGGAGCCCAATCAGTTCGGAAGCAGAGCGGCAGCGTGTGATCCAATGCTTGCAAGCTGCCATCGAGCGCAGAGCATCCGAG GGATTGAGATTGGAGCTGCACACAGTGGACCGGCGAGGCCTTCTCGCGGACGTGACCCGGACATTCCGGGAGAACGGCCTCTCGGTGACGAGGGCCGACGTCTCGACCAAAGGCCAAATGGCGACGAACGTGTTCTACGTCACCGACGCCGCCGGCCACCCGGCCGATCCCAAGATGATCGACTCAGTGATCGAGAGGATCGGTGTCGAGAGCCTCAAGGTGAACGACGACCGGCCGCGGCCGATCTGCAAGACGAGCCCGGCCGGCCGCCACGAGGCGGCAGCTGGCGGTGGCGCTGCGCTGCTCTACCTGGGAAGCTTAGTGAAGAGGAACCTCTACAACCTGGGTCTCATCAGATCCTGTTCTTAG
- the LOC120104755 gene encoding ACT domain-containing protein ACR8-like isoform X3: MDVFHVTDHLGRKLADDSVISYIEHSLSPCAAPRSAATALDGLTALELTGTDRPGLLSEVFAVLADLCCAVVEAKVWTHNGRIAALIFVRDEDSGSPIDDPHRIRRVEARLRHVLKGDHDVRGAKTAAVPSPSLTHSDRRLHQLMFADRDYERVSSAETASSSSSQPSVSVQNWIERGYSIVNIQCGDRPKLLFDIVCTLTDMDYVVFHGTIDTNADRAHQEFYIRHLDGSPISSEAERQRVIQCLQAAIERRASELIPLVGESQGLRLELHTVDRRGLLADVTRTFRENGLSVTRADVSTKGQMATNVFYVTDAAGHPADPKMIDSVIERIGVESLKVNDDRPRPICKTSPAGRHEAAAGGGAALLYLGSLVKRNLYNLGLIRSCS, translated from the exons ATGGACGTCTTCCACGTCACCGACCACCTCGGCCGCAAGCTCGCCGACGACTCCGTCATTTCCTACATCGAGCACTCCCTCTCCCCCTGCGCCGCTCCCCGCTCCGCCGCTACCGCCCTCGACGGCCTTACTGCCCTCGAGCTCACTGGCACCGACCGGCCCGGCCTCCTCTCCGAGGTCTTCGCCGTCCTCGCCGACCTTTGCTGCGCCGTCGTCGAGGCCAAGGTCTGGACCCACAACGGCCGGATCGCCGCCCTCATCTTCGTCCGGGACGAGGATTCCGGCTCCCCGATCGACGACCCCCACCGGATCCGCCGTGTCGAGGCCCGCCTCCGACACGTCCTCAAGGGCGACCACGACGTCCGCGGTGCCAAGACCGCCGCCGTGCCCTCGCCGTCGCTCACTCACTCCGACCGCCGCCTCCACCAACTTATGTTCGCCGACCGCGACTACGAGCGGGTCTCCTCCGCCGAGACCGCCTCATCGTCATCATCGCAGCCGTCCGTTTCGGTCCAAAACTGGATCGAGCGCGGGTACTCGATCGTCAATATCCAGTGCGGGGATCGCCCCAAGCTCCTCTTCGACATCGTGTGCACCCTCACCGACATGGACTACGTCGTGTTCCACGGCACCATTGACACCAATGCCGATCGAGCACATCAG GAATTTTACATCAGGCATCTAGATGGGAGCCCAATCAGTTCGGAAGCAGAGCGGCAGCGTGTGATCCAATGCTTGCAAGCTGCCATCGAGCGCAGAGCATCCGAG TTGATTCCTCTCGTGGGTGAATCTCAGGGATTGAGATTGGAGCTGCACACAGTGGACCGGCGAGGCCTTCTCGCGGACGTGACCCGGACATTCCGGGAGAACGGCCTCTCGGTGACGAGGGCCGACGTCTCGACCAAAGGCCAAATGGCGACGAACGTGTTCTACGTCACCGACGCCGCCGGCCACCCGGCCGATCCCAAGATGATCGACTCAGTGATCGAGAGGATCGGTGTCGAGAGCCTCAAGGTGAACGACGACCGGCCGCGGCCGATCTGCAAGACGAGCCCGGCCGGCCGCCACGAGGCGGCAGCTGGCGGTGGCGCTGCGCTGCTCTACCTGGGAAGCTTAGTGAAGAGGAACCTCTACAACCTGGGTCTCATCAGATCCTGTTCTTAG